The DNA segment GCGGCGGCGAGCGAGGTCTCCTTCGCCGCCACCGGCCCATCACCGTAACGGGTCCAGCCGTGCCGGGACTCCCACCGAATCAACTGGGGCGCAGCGGTCTCGGCGAACGCCTGGAACCCATGGCGTTCCCAGGTCCACGCCCACAACGCCGCCACCGCATCGGAGACGACGAAGCCCGCCGCCGCCACGGGATCGTCGGAGCGGAAATAGTCGTAATCGTGCGATTCGCACGCGAGGTCGATCAGTTGCTCCAGCGCGGCCGCGGCCGGCTCGGCATCCTCGGCCCGCAGCGCGTCCTGCGCCTCCGCGGCGAGCCGCTTGAAGGTGAACCGCCAGCGCGTTCGCTCGCGCGGCGTCACCCGCCGGTCCCCGCCCATGTAGGCGCCCGATCGCGCCAGCGACACGAAGTCGTCGACCTCGAACTGCACCATCTCCGGATCGGCCGGCTTCTTCGCGGGACGCTGCGGGCGACCGCGCCCGTCGCTGGCGAGCTCGGCCTCGATGCGCTCGCGCACGGGGGCCGTGCCGCGCCAGTACAGGTTCCACAGCGCTTTGCGCAGCCGATCCTCGTTGAGCCCGGACACCACGCGGAAGAACTGTTCGCGGTCCATTCGCTTCCCCGGCATGGGTGCCATCATGCCCCGCGGAGTGCGCGCCGGTGCAAACCGGACGCTGAGCTGGACGGCCCGGGTTCATGCTCGACGGCGACGACGGAATCGTCGCCACCGCGGAGTGGATGCCTTTACGCCCAAACAGGTGCCACCATCCCGGAGACGCGGCTAGCGCACGTCGAGCGCCAGCGCCTACCAGGGGCAATCATCGGGTCACGCCGTGAGGCCTCCCTCGTCGTAGAGCAACGCGGTCGTTTGTGCCGGCATCAAGCGGTCGTCGGGATGAGCACCGCGACGTCACTGTGCAGGTGCGCCAGCCCACTGTCGAGAGTCGCCAACTGTCCGTCGCGGCTGCGGGCGAGCTGGGCAAGGTAGGCATCCGTTACCTGTCGGTGACCGACCACACCACCGACCTCGACATCGGCGAAAGAGACAGTGTCCGGCCAAAACTCGTGACGGTTGGCACTCTCGACGGCACTGACGACCTCCCGCGCAGCCGCCGCGGATTGCCCCGACCGCACCAGGAATCGGACAAGGCTTCCCTGCGTGATCGGGCAAGTCGCAAACGCCGCCTCGGATGCTGACAGCCACTCCGCGGCGGCGTCGTGGTGCACATGCTCGGCGACCACCAACGCGATGAGCGCGTTGGCATCGAGCAGCATCGTCACTGCTCATCCTCCAATGAGCGCACGTCCTCGGAGGTCACGACGGTCCCCACGCTCACCAAAGGCAATCCCGTTCTGGGGTCTCGAGAGATCGCGGCGGTGCTGCCGGCTGCCAGGCCGCGTCGAATCAGATCCGCAACCGTTTGGCTGAACGTGCGATGGGTATCCCGCGCGATCGCCAGCGCCTGTTTGTGAAGGTCGTCGGGCAGATCGATGGTGGTGCGCACGCCCACATGCTAGCATCACGGCATCATGATGCGGCGATGCCCCCTCGTTGCCGGCCCACCCGCTCAGGCCGATTCCGCACGGGCGGCCCGCAACTGATCGCACGCGTCGACGAAGCGCGCCCACTCGGCCTTGCTGGGACGAATCGCGCAGCCGCCCAGGGCATCGTCGCTGACGACGAAACCGGGCGCGACCGGTGCCAGCAGGCCGGCGATCTTGATGATCTGGCCGGCCGGGCTGTCCGCGAAGCTCTGAAACACCCGGTTGCGGATCCACGCCTGCGCGCTGTCGATACCGGCGGTCAAGTCCAACTCGGGGACCCGCAGCGCTCCCCGGCATCGAGTCACTTGCTCCTCGAAGCGATCTTCCCAGCATTGCGTCTCCCACCCGCTCCAGAGCTCGGGAAGCGCCTGGAAAATGCCCATGGTGTCGGCGGTTTGCCAGGCACCCACCGTCTTTCGGGGAACGTCAACGTGGACACCGCCCTCGGGGATCGTGCCAAGCGTCACCCGTGCGACGCCACGGCCGGGCAGCCGGTCCAACAGCGCGGGTCCATGCCAGGCCTTGCAGAGGTGCCACCACAGCGGCCAGAACCGAAGCCGCTCCTCGGCGTCAACGACAGACACCAGATGGCACAACGAGTTTCGGTGACGGGACAGCCGCAGCTCCGGCCGCTTGTCCCATTCGCAGGGCCGCAACTCTGCCCCGACATAGCCGGCCAGTTCGGCGGTTCCGTCGTACGCCCAGCCGATGGAATAGTCAGGCCAGACCGCGGCGAGCACACTCATCACGGCCCGGCGCTCCCGCATCTCCACCATCAGCTCGTCGCCGAAGAACAACACCCGGCGCCGATCCAGATCCACCACGGCGCCACCGTCGGCCCACAGCGGGTTGACCCACTCATCCTTGGCGCACCGGCGAAGCGACTGCGCGTACCGCAGCGCGTACTCCGGGCCGGCGATCAGCGCGTCCAGCATCCGGCAACCCGCCCAATGCGAGTAATAGAGCTGCCAATCCTGATCCTCGACGATGACGAAGTTCGCCCGGTTTCCCATGTTGTCCCCTGCTCGCCCATTGACGCGGTCTCGGATCTCGCGTCGACTGGGCACAGTCTGCGCCCAGGGTCAGACACGATCCGCCCGAATCAGTCGGCACCCGTTTCAGCTGCGGCCCAAGGATCCGTCGAGACCGCAGAGAAGACACCCAGCACCTGGTACGGCCCGTTCGCGAACACGCCCGGCGGCACCATGCTGGTGCGCGAGCCCCCTAAACTAGATCCATCGCCTGTGGCGGGAACGCCAAATGAGGCAGGTCCACAGCCGACGCGGCAAAACAACGACAAGGCCAGCGATCGCGCCGTCTTCGGCGATCAGCCCGGGCAAAGCGCTCGACAACATCCTTCCCGGCAGCCGTCCCAGTGGCGGCGCGCTTGCGCGGGGCTATACGACAGCGCAGGCGTTGCTGGGCCGGTTCCCGAGTCCTCGGCCACCGCTCAGCCGGTAGCACCGAATCATCCCGATGTGACTCAACCCAAGACGAGCGACACCCCATTGGCCTTCAGATCGGCGAACGAGTAGCTCATTTCGCCTCGGCGACCGACCGACACGACGTAGCGGTCTTCGCCCTCGGTGATTTCAAACGAGAAAGGGAAGGTGCACCAGAATCGGCCGCCCTGACCCGCCTGCAGGAAAGCCGTGGCCAGGATGTCGCCCTTGCTGTTTTTCACCGTCACCTGCGTTCCCGGGTTGATGTCGGAGTACCCGCCTGACCCGGAGCACGAGGAGCCCGACACGGTGATTGCCGGTACGTAGACGTTTGGCGATTCATCCCGGAGGGTGAAACTTCCAGTGACAGTAATGGTTTCAAGGACATGGAAGCCCTCACTGAACTCGGGGCAATAGTATTGCACGGCCACCTGATCGACCGGCATCCCCTGCTGTTCGCCACCGTCCTGCAACTGGCGGCACACCTGCTTGCCGCGGGCAATGGCGTTCGCGTCGGAGTTGAACTCACCGGTGAGTCCGGACCGCCTCAAGGCGGCGAGGTACTTGTCGTCGACGGATTCCCGGTCCCGATTCACGAACAGCGTCACGACGACACTAGCTCCCACGAGTCCCAAGAGCACAACCACGCCCGCAAGCGCCCACCACAACCGACGGCGCCCAGAGCGTGGCGGTCGTGACACCGCTGACTGCGAAACACCAACGGCACCTGACTGATCCAGCTGATGCTGACCAAGTGCGTCGACGGCTTCGGCGTTGCCGTCGCGAATGAGGTCGGTCGGCTGCCCGGCGACGAAGTAGCGTCCTTCATGACGACCGGTGGGATCTGGTCGCCAACCCGTTTCCGTCATCACAGCGCCAACCGTCGGCGTCGTGGCCCGATGCCAGGTCGAGCCAATCTTGTATGCGCCGCACGCCCCACACCGGGTCGGGTCGGTGAGCGCGGTACCGCAATACACGCAGAAACTCATGACAGCGTCGTCACTTCCGGTACACCGTCGTGCCCTGCTCACCAACGAAGGTGCTGATGAACTTCGCGAAACAGTCATCGCCGCCGAACCCGTTCGAGTCGCACCAGCGATTGGCGTCACCGGCGGTGGGCTGCGCCGGCCCAACCACCGTCACCCAGAAATCGGGGCCGCTGAAGGTGGTCCAGTGCCCCGACCACACCAGCCGGGCGCCCCCGAACCGCTGCCGCAGGGCCAGGTGATCGCGAAGAATATCGGCGCTCGTCCATGTTTTCCCCGCCGCGACCAGGCCGACGCGCTTCGAACTCACCTGAGGCACCCAGCGATTGGAGATATCGCGTCGCACGTAGGGAAAGTCCGAGTCACGCAGCTCGCTGAGCACCTCCTCGGCAACTGCGTTGACGCTGCCGTAAGCCGGTGCCGCGAACTCGGCAGCGATGATGGTCGTGCGCTCCGATCCCACTGGTGCAGCCCAGCGCTCGGACCTGCCCTTCCGCGTGACCTGCAGTGCCGGCGCCCCGGACAACATGTCGGGTGTTCGCCAATACATTCCGGGCGGAAAGACCAGGGTTCGACGGGCCGGTATGCCGGGCTCGATCCTCAGCGGATCTGCCGAGAAGTCGAACCTGCCGGCTGCCACGTCGCGCCGCCCGTCGGCGACGGTGACTTCGAGCGCCGAGTTCGATTCGACATCGCCGCCGGCGCATGCCGACATGAACGCTGCACTCACCGCAAGTCCGTCGGACGTCAGATCGACCGACTCCGCCTCAAGCACCGGATCGTCCGGGCAACTCGCTGCTTCGGCCTGCCCCCACGGCACCCCCGCCGTGGCGGCGCCCCGCGCAGAACCGGGCTCCTCGCGATCGTTACGCGATGGTCGCGTCACCGCGTAGGCGACGGCTGTCACGACGACGGCGACCACCAGCAGCGTCGCCGCGAGGACGACGAGGGGCACGCGGGATCGCCCGGGCGTCGTCTGGGGTGCGCCTGATTCCTCCGATGGCCAGGGCACCACGCCGATCGGTGAGCCGCAGCGCTCACAGAACTTGTAGTCCCATGCGTTCAGGTGGCCCTGGGGGCACAGGACCGTCGGCCGAGCCTGCCGCGCATGGTCATCCACGCCCGGAGTCACACGTGCCGGACTGGGGTCAGCGCCCCGATCGCTTGCCATCGGCCGCACCTTCAGGCAGAGACTACGCCCGATGTCGGACAACCCCAAGAGCGATCGAGTTGGCGGAATCACGAACACGTCGCGGGCGAAGCGGGAATTGCAGCAGCGTCAGGATTCGGCGCCATCTACTGTCGCTATGAATTTGTCACGTTCCCAGCGCAATGCGGTGCATCGTGGTCCGATGGGGCGAAGCCGAGTTCGAAGGCCGCGTTCTTCATGCCCCGGGATACCGCAGCGACGAATGGACTCGCGCGCAGGCTCAGTCGGCGATTGTCGTCACCCGGCAAGGCGATGGCCGCCCGAAGGGGTTCGAAACAAAACGAGTTGCGGCGCAGCCAATGACGTCGCCGTGAGAATCGCCGAGAGCGCGCGTCGCGGTACAGGCAGAGCTGGAGGCTGGGAGGTCCGCGGGCTGTGTAGCGCCAACATATGGCGCTGCGACTAGGCTACAGATATGTCTACGCGCACAGCGACGATCAGGGTTCCGGTCCAGACTCGAGACCGCCTCGCCACCCAGGCGCGTGAACGTGGGGTATCCATTGCCGCGCTGCTCACCGAACTGGCCTCCCGCGCCGAGCACGAGGCCATCTTCCGCGCCGAACGCGACGCCACCCGTACCGAAGCGACCGTCGACGCCGTGCACGACGAGGAACGCGACTGGGACCAAACAGCAGATGACGGCATCGCCTGAGCCGCGACGCGGCGAGCTGTGGCTGGTGGCCCTCGGCGCCGCACGCGTCGGTGAACCCGGCAAGCATCGGCCCGCCGTCATCGTCTCCGTAGATGACCTACTCACCGGGATCGATGAAGAGCTGGTAGTCGTCGTGCCCGTGTCGAGCTCACGGTCGGGCACGCCACTACGGCCACATATCTCACCCACCGAGGGAGTGGAATCCGCCAGCGTCGCCGTGTGCCGTGGCGTCCGCGCCGTCGCGCGCACCCGACTGCTGGAACGATTGGGAACCCTGGCGCCCGACACAATGCGCCACATCGAACACGCCCTCGCGCTGATTCTGGGTATCCGCGAGGCTGGCTGAGCCGGACGGCCCGACCAACCCGCAGACGCCCTCATGCGCCAAGATGGCGATGTCCACCACGGCCCAGGGCGTGCAAGCCCGCGTAACGCAAGAACTTATGACTTTTCCCCGACGGTGAACCGCCGACACCAAATCCTTCACGGCAGCGGTCTCGTAGCCGGGCCGAAGGAGTCGATCAGCCAGCAGTGAGACCGGCTGGACGCGCTATTCCGATTCGACCGGCGGCAGGGTCTCGAGTAGGCCGGGAAGGTCTTCAGTAACGGTGTGCCACAGGATATCGAGGTTGATGTCGAAGTAGTGGTGGACGAGGCGGTCACGCATGCGGGCGGCGAAGGCCCACGGGACATCGGGTGTGGCCGCCTGGAGCTCGGGGCTGATGTGTTTGGCGGCTTCGCCGACAATCTCGACGAGTTTGGTCACCGCGAGCCGCAGAAGCTCGTCATTGTCGAGGTCGGTTCGCTGTCGCCCATTGCAATAGCCGACCGCTTTGGACGCGGCCTCGGTGAGGTGCCGCAGCCGAATCTGGTCTTCAGGCCGCATAGATCGGTCGTGCGGTCGCGGCCACCTTGTCGCGGAAGTAGGGGCTGAGGTCTTCGTATGTGCGCAATTCGACCTGTCGGCCAAGGACGGCTTCAAGCTCGAGTTCCATTTGGGCGAGCCGCAGCAAACCGGGAGTTCGATCGGGAAAAAACTCGACCAACATGTCGATGTCGCTAGACGGACCGAAGTCTTCGCGGAGCACCGACCCATACAACGCAAGCCGTCTGATCCCCCAACGCTTGGCGAATTCGTCGAAGAAGGAATCCTCGATCGTCAGCCCGGGCCTGAGTCTCACACCGTAATGATGCCGTAGTACCACCCCGGCGGGGTGCGCAACACTCACGACACTGTCCCATCGGCGGTCGTCACGACGACAGCGGCCGTCCAGCAATCCACCCCATGGCCGGCCATGATTCGACGCCCTCGCCCAGGTGCACCGGGTCGGTCACCAGATACGTGAAGTTGGGCAGAATGGCGGCCAGCAACAAGACGATCAGCACCGCGTGCCGCCACTCGGTCATGCCCGCAGGGTGTCGGCGGTGTGACCCGCCGGATCGCTCACCTCGCCAGCCTTAAGCCAGCCTCAGGCCCGATGCCAGGCTGCGCCGGTCCAACCGTCGCAGGCCGAGGTCGTCGGCGAGCTCGGCCGCACGCACGTACTCGTCTCGGCGCAGATGCCGGTTGATCTCCGGGTACGAATCCCGTGTACCAGTACGCCCGACCAGCCCGGCCGGGTAGTACTGGGCCATCAGGTCGACGTATGTGTCCGGCCCGAGGACGTCGGCGATCCACCGCAGAATCTCCGCGGTTTCGTCGAACATCCCCGGCATGACCAGGTGACGCACCAGCAATCCGCGAACCGCCAGCCCGTCATGGTCCAGGGTGAGCTGGCCCACCTGGCGGCCCATCTCGGGGATGGTGGCGCGCATCACCTCCGGATAATCCGGCATGCGCAGGAACCGGCGGGCCCGTTCGCGGCTCCACACCTTGGCGTCGGGCAGGTAGATGTCGACGATCCCGTCCATCAGCGTCAGGCTGTCGAGGCTGTCGTAAGCACTCGTGTTGTACACGATCGGCAGCCGCAGCCCGGCCTCGATCGCGTGCGGCAGCGCCTCGAGGATCTGCGGGACCACATGCTCGGGCGTGACGAAATTGATGTTGTGGCAACCCTGGCCTTGCAACTCCACCATCATCTGCGCGAGCCGCCGCGGGGTGACCCGCTCGCCGCACACCTGCCAGGAGATGTCGTGGTTCTGGCAGAACACGCAGCGCAGGTTGCAGCCAGAGAAGAAGATGGTGCCCGATCCGTTCCAGCCCCGCAGGCAGTTCTCCTCGCCGAAATGCGCGAAGTGCGAGGCGACAACCGCCGTGCGTCCGATCTGACACAGGCCCTTGACGTCATGCAACCGGTCGACCCGGCACAGCCGCGGGCACACCCGGCACCGGTCGGGGCCGAGCAGCACCCGGGCCCGCACGGCCCGCCGAGAGATCTCGTCGACGCCAAGGCCCACGTACGCGGGGACGCTGTCCATGGATCAACCTCAAGGTCAGTGTAGGCTGCGGACACCACCACCGAGGGGCCTCTCAGCGCCGTCGAGTTCATGTTTTCAGTCCACTCGGGACAGCACTCCGGTCAACGCGCCTGCGGTGTACGTGTTGCCATCCTGCTCACCCACAGGGCACCCCGCGCCCCCGAGGCAGCGGCAGTTGCAGAAGATGACGAAGTATGCGCGGCGCTGCGACGACTGGGTCCTGGAGTGACGACGCGCCGTGGCGGAGGACTTCTGCGCCCACGGAAGCATTTGTGGCCGAGCAGCGTTCGCAGATATCGCGTGGCCGGGTCGCGGGCGACGTCGGTATTGCCGAATGCGACCGCTGCTTCCCCGCCCGGGAACACTGTCAAAACGATGAGTCGGCATCCTCATGGGGCACGACCACGTCGTGAACCTGTACCGGATCGGCCCGGGCCGCGGGCGAGAAGCTCGCGCAGCGTGGGAAGCATACGCTGGTCCTTGGGCCGGTTCGCTGCCTGCTTGGACCGGACCACGTCGGCCAACGAGGCGACCGGCACCGACACTCCGTAGAGCTGGGCCACGATCGCATCCTTGCGCAGATCCCGGTAACCGCCCGTACCCGCCGGCGTGAAAGACACATCAAGATCACCTGCGGTTGTCGTGAGATTCCACATCTGCACGGCCGCCAATGAATCCGCGTCGCAAGAAAATGGCAGACCCTGCCGCGCAGACTCCGTTCGAACCCGTGCATCGAGCTCGACGAGTGCCGAAACGAGCCGGGCCAGGTTCGCCCGATCGGCCTGCGGTGTGATGTCCACGTCCTCCGTCGGAAACGGTGAGCCGTGGTAGACGGCCGCCAGTCCACCGATCAGGACGTACGCCACCTGGTGCCGGTCGAGCACCTCAAACAGCCGGGCCAGGTCGAGTTCCATCTCAGCCTCTCGCCGCGCTCAGCTGCCGCACCAGCCGCGCGTGCCGGTCCATGCGTTGCTGTCCCGTGAGGCCGGCGAGCCGAGCGGCCTGAGCCATGTCGCTTTCGTCTCGCGGCACCAGCATGATCTCCAGGTCGAAGCCACAAAGCCGGACCAGGCGGAATACGTCGTCAAGGCTGACCGCGGTGCGGCCTGATTCCCAGCGTGCGATCCCGGGCTGAGATGTCTCAGCCTGGGCCGCGAGCTCGGCTTGGGTCAGCCCGGCCCGCCGCCGCGCCTCGCGGATCAGGTCGCCACCGTAGGAACTCACCTCATGAGAATAACAGATTTGTTATAGCGCAGGTCATCGATGCGCCGTGCCGGCAACCGAACACGGTGACTGTTTTCCCGCTGTTCTGGTTGTTGGTCCGCGGGCGTGCGGCAAGACAACCACTGCGGCCCGGCACGCTGGCACCACTGTGCGGCTGGACCGCGAAGCGGATGCGGCCGCCGTTCGGGCCAATCCCGATGGCCGCCGCCGGTGCACGACGGGACGGCGAGCCACTGGAACGGTTGCCGTATACCTGCGTGATGGCACACCTGCGTGCCGACGCGGCCATTGGCGAGCCAACACCCAGCTGTATCACCTGCGGTCCGAGCAAGGCCGCCACGAGGGGGACGTCATCGTCGAGTACGCCGTTCGAGATCAAGGCCAGCGGCGAGCCGAATCTACACGACGCCATGCACTTGCGGTGGTTACGAGACGAACTCGAGAGCCCGCTCAGCAGTCATCCCGACTGCGCGCGACAGACCACTGTCGCCGGGACCGGCACACGCTGTATCGGGCTGCTTTGGCCGCCCAGGACCTTGCTCGATCAGGGATCAGGGCTCGATCAGGGATCAGGGCTCGATCAGGGATCAGGGTCCGCGTCGGCTCGAGGGCACCCGGTCGCGCCGTGCGCGGCATAGGTCCGGCTGATCGTTGGTTCGTCGTAGCCGGCATCGACCGCCGCCCGTCGCACCGCCTGCGCCACGACCGGCGCCCGATCGGCCGGCACCAGCGCGATAACGGCGCCCCCGAAACCACCGCCGGTCATCCGGGCGCCCAGCGCACCGGCGCACACGGCGGTGTCAGCGATCAGGTCGATGTGCTCGGTGGTGATGCCGAAGTCGTCGCGCATGGATTCGTGGGACGCGGTCAGAATCCGACCGGCGGCGGTGAGATCCGAATCAGGCAGTGCGGCAATGAAATCCAGCACTCGCTGATTCTCGGTCACAACGTGACGGGCACGTCGGGCGTCGACCGGATCGGTGACCGCACCCAGCGCCGCCGGCCCGCGATCCTGGATGTCGCGCAACGACGACACGCCCAGATCGGCGGCCGCCCGTTCACACGACGCCCGTCGCACCGCATACTCCCCGCCGGCATGACGGTGTCGGGCCCGAGAGTCGATCAGCAGCAGCGTGACGCCGCAAGCGTCCGGGTCGAATGGCACCGGGCGCACGGTGATGTCGCGAAAGTCGATCAACAGCGCGGTCTTCGGCTTTCCGAACAGCGCGGCCAGGTGGTCGAGCAAACCCGTTGGGGCACCGACGTAATCGTTTTCGGCTCGCTGCGCGAGCCGGGCTAGCTCGATCCGGTCGATGGGGGTGCCGGTGGCGGCGCCGATCGCACCCAGGGCCGCGCACACCAACGCCGCCGAGGACGCCAACCCCGACCCGATCTCGACGTCGCTGGTGATCGCCATCCTCCCGCCGGGCACCGGGTGGCCGGCGTGCCGCAGCGCCCAGATCACCCCGGCCACATAACCTGCCCACCCGATCACCTCCCCCGGCGCGGTCTCGAGCCGGATCCGCACCGAGCCCTCGGCGCGGTCGCTGCGCACGGTGATCGCGTCGGTGTCCTCGGGCGAGAACGCGACGATGGTGCGCTGCGGCAACGCGATCGGCAACGCGAAACCCAGGTTATAGTCGGTGTGCTCGCCGATCAGATTGACCCGCCCGGGTGCGGCGTAGCGGACGGTCATGACCCCAGCTCGCGCATTCGTGCGGCCACGGTCTCCGGGGTGACGTCGCTGATGAACGCGTCCATCGCCGATTCGGCGGCCGCCAGGTATTTCAGCTTAGTGGCGCTGCGCCGGACCGACATCAGCTCGACGTGA comes from the Mycobacterium shinjukuense genome and includes:
- a CDS encoding antitoxin, coding for MSTRTATIRVPVQTRDRLATQARERGVSIAALLTELASRAEHEAIFRAERDATRTEATVDAVHDEERDWDQTADDGIA
- a CDS encoding type II toxin-antitoxin system PemK/MazF family toxin, with protein sequence MTASPEPRRGELWLVALGAARVGEPGKHRPAVIVSVDDLLTGIDEELVVVVPVSSSRSGTPLRPHISPTEGVESASVAVCRGVRAVARTRLLERLGTLAPDTMRHIEHALALILGIREAG
- a CDS encoding galactokinase, with product MTVRYAAPGRVNLIGEHTDYNLGFALPIALPQRTIVAFSPEDTDAITVRSDRAEGSVRIRLETAPGEVIGWAGYVAGVIWALRHAGHPVPGGRMAITSDVEIGSGLASSAALVCAALGAIGAATGTPIDRIELARLAQRAENDYVGAPTGLLDHLAALFGKPKTALLIDFRDITVRPVPFDPDACGVTLLLIDSRARHRHAGGEYAVRRASCERAAADLGVSSLRDIQDRGPAALGAVTDPVDARRARHVVTENQRVLDFIAALPDSDLTAAGRILTASHESMRDDFGITTEHIDLIADTAVCAGALGARMTGGGFGGAVIALVPADRAPVVAQAVRRAAVDAGYDEPTISRTYAAHGATGCPRADADPDP
- a CDS encoding nucleotidyltransferase domain-containing protein, with protein sequence MELDLARLFEVLDRHQVAYVLIGGLAAVYHGSPFPTEDVDITPQADRANLARLVSALVELDARVRTESARQGLPFSCDADSLAAVQMWNLTTTAGDLDVSFTPAGTGGYRDLRKDAIVAQLYGVSVPVASLADVVRSKQAANRPKDQRMLPTLRELLARGPGRSGTGSRRGRAP
- a CDS encoding nucleotidyltransferase family protein, which gives rise to MRLRPGLTIEDSFFDEFAKRWGIRRLALYGSVLREDFGPSSDIDMLVEFFPDRTPGLLRLAQMELELEAVLGRQVELRTYEDLSPYFRDKVAATARPIYAA
- a CDS encoding helix-turn-helix transcriptional regulator; translated protein: MSSYGGDLIREARRRAGLTQAELAAQAETSQPGIARWESGRTAVSLDDVFRLVRLCGFDLEIMLVPRDESDMAQAARLAGLTGQQRMDRHARLVRQLSAARG
- a CDS encoding DUF732 domain-containing protein, producing the protein MSFCVYCGTALTDPTRCGACGAYKIGSTWHRATTPTVGAVMTETGWRPDPTGRHEGRYFVAGQPTDLIRDGNAEAVDALGQHQLDQSGAVGVSQSAVSRPPRSGRRRLWWALAGVVVLLGLVGASVVVTLFVNRDRESVDDKYLAALRRSGLTGEFNSDANAIARGKQVCRQLQDGGEQQGMPVDQVAVQYYCPEFSEGFHVLETITVTGSFTLRDESPNVYVPAITVSGSSCSGSGGYSDINPGTQVTVKNSKGDILATAFLQAGQGGRFWCTFPFSFEITEGEDRYVVSVGRRGEMSYSFADLKANGVSLVLG
- a CDS encoding TA system VapC family ribonuclease toxin gives rise to the protein MTMLLDANALIALVVAEHVHHDAAAEWLSASEAAFATCPITQGSLVRFLVRSGQSAAAAREVVSAVESANRHEFWPDTVSFADVEVGGVVGHRQVTDAYLAQLARSRDGQLATLDSGLAHLHSDVAVLIPTTA
- a CDS encoding antitoxin, giving the protein MRTTIDLPDDLHKQALAIARDTHRTFSQTVADLIRRGLAAGSTAAISRDPRTGLPLVSVGTVVTSEDVRSLEDEQ
- a CDS encoding radical SAM protein; translation: MDSVPAYVGLGVDEISRRAVRARVLLGPDRCRVCPRLCRVDRLHDVKGLCQIGRTAVVASHFAHFGEENCLRGWNGSGTIFFSGCNLRCVFCQNHDISWQVCGERVTPRRLAQMMVELQGQGCHNINFVTPEHVVPQILEALPHAIEAGLRLPIVYNTSAYDSLDSLTLMDGIVDIYLPDAKVWSRERARRFLRMPDYPEVMRATIPEMGRQVGQLTLDHDGLAVRGLLVRHLVMPGMFDETAEILRWIADVLGPDTYVDLMAQYYPAGLVGRTGTRDSYPEINRHLRRDEYVRAAELADDLGLRRLDRRSLASGLRLA
- a CDS encoding HepT-like ribonuclease domain-containing protein, whose amino-acid sequence is MRPEDQIRLRHLTEAASKAVGYCNGRQRTDLDNDELLRLAVTKLVEIVGEAAKHISPELQAATPDVPWAFAARMRDRLVHHYFDINLDILWHTVTEDLPGLLETLPPVESE